In Archangium violaceum, the following are encoded in one genomic region:
- a CDS encoding cytochrome P450 — translation MQTPPRVPGLPLLGTLPELLTRKLDYVSELRERHGDIFTLDLKVGEVVLLCHPRHAQHVFVDRARSYGKSGPVFDSLRTLLGNGLAMSEGDFWMRQRRMMQPAFHHQRLAALTQKMVEAIDECLEGWEAAAAAGEPFDIARAFNRVTMNVMVRTMFGAGLEPSETERVANALVYVIDFILLGFATQSLPGWVPVPGRARYREALRTIDETVFGVIERARRDTGGEATLLSLLLDMVDEESGERMSQRELRDEAVTLFLAGYETTSVTMAWAMHALTQQPHLFQRLQAEVERAVGTRVPGFADLTSLAWCRNVAQESLRLYPPVYWVARKAVEEDVIDGFRIPAGKSMAVMVHHIHRHPGEWEAPERFDPDRFTPERSAGRHKHAWVPFGAGQRQCIGKEFALMEAQLILARLAQRFHVEAVPGRVAELLLSTTLRAKSGVWVKLTRR, via the coding sequence ATGCAGACACCGCCCCGCGTCCCAGGCCTCCCCTTGCTGGGGACCCTGCCGGAGCTGCTGACCCGGAAGCTCGATTACGTCTCCGAGCTGCGCGAGCGGCACGGAGACATCTTCACGCTCGACCTGAAGGTCGGTGAGGTGGTGTTGCTCTGCCATCCGCGCCACGCCCAGCACGTCTTCGTGGACCGGGCGCGCAGCTACGGCAAGAGCGGTCCCGTGTTCGACTCCCTGCGCACCCTGCTCGGCAACGGCCTGGCCATGAGCGAGGGGGACTTCTGGATGCGCCAGCGGCGGATGATGCAGCCGGCCTTCCACCACCAGCGCCTCGCGGCCCTGACACAGAAGATGGTGGAGGCCATCGACGAGTGCCTGGAGGGCTGGGAGGCCGCCGCCGCGGCGGGCGAGCCCTTCGACATCGCCCGGGCCTTCAACCGCGTGACGATGAACGTGATGGTGCGCACCATGTTCGGCGCGGGGCTGGAGCCCAGCGAGACGGAGCGCGTGGCGAATGCGCTCGTCTACGTCATCGACTTCATCCTGCTCGGCTTCGCGACCCAGTCCCTGCCCGGCTGGGTGCCCGTTCCCGGCCGCGCCCGCTACCGGGAGGCCCTGCGCACCATCGACGAGACGGTGTTCGGCGTCATCGAGCGGGCGCGCCGGGACACGGGTGGAGAGGCCACCCTGCTCTCCCTGCTGCTGGACATGGTGGACGAGGAGTCCGGCGAGCGGATGAGCCAGCGGGAGCTGCGCGACGAGGCGGTGACGCTCTTCCTCGCCGGCTACGAGACGACTTCGGTGACCATGGCGTGGGCCATGCACGCCCTCACCCAGCAGCCTCACCTCTTCCAGCGGCTCCAGGCCGAGGTGGAGCGCGCGGTGGGCACGCGCGTGCCCGGGTTCGCGGACCTGACGTCGCTCGCCTGGTGCCGCAACGTGGCGCAGGAATCGCTGCGGCTCTACCCACCGGTGTACTGGGTGGCACGCAAGGCGGTGGAGGAGGACGTCATCGATGGTTTCCGCATCCCCGCCGGCAAGTCCATGGCCGTGATGGTGCACCACATCCACCGCCACCCGGGGGAATGGGAAGCACCGGAGCGCTTCGACCCGGACCGCTTCACGCCGGAGCGCTCGGCGGGCCGCCACAAGCATGCCTGGGTGCCCTTCGGCGCGGGCCAGCGGCAGTGCATCGGCAAGGAGTTCGCGCTGATGGAGGCGCAGCTCATCCTCGCCCGCCTCGCGCAGCGCTTCCACGTGGAGGCCGTGCCCGGCCGAGTGGCCGAGCTGCTGCTCAGCACCACCCTGCGCGCGAAGTCCGGCGTCTGGGTGAAGCTCACCCGGCGATGA
- a CDS encoding cytochrome P450: MFDNPFRIYNEMREADPVYWCEPLQGWMISRYADCVTALRDGARFSAARMAHLVAAQAPDVKPDDMPFSFRLNTLGIIFQDGSAHVRLRSHANRAFTPRALEAYQALVRDTVDQLVTDALARGSMDYQKDFAEPLPAIIIARIFGVPVQDRHRFKQWTEDLTLFFSQGVSDRAGAQRAEAGARDFGAYLQDLIDKRRREPGEDMLSYLIEGESEGRITAEELVVQAVMLIAAGHITTLDMLGTGMLALLENPAELRRVQESPELLPNAIEELLRFQSPVQIMHRLVAEDVEMGGQRMRKGQLAYINFAAANRDPRVFSEPDRLDVGRANAKQHLAFGGGAHYCVGANLSRMEAERAFGELFRRMPGLRISAEPVWRRHGLVYRGLASLPISW, encoded by the coding sequence ATGTTCGACAACCCGTTCCGCATCTACAACGAGATGCGCGAGGCGGATCCCGTCTACTGGTGTGAGCCGTTGCAGGGATGGATGATCTCCCGCTACGCGGACTGCGTGACGGCTCTGCGCGATGGGGCGCGCTTCTCGGCCGCGCGCATGGCGCACCTGGTGGCGGCGCAGGCGCCGGACGTCAAGCCGGACGACATGCCGTTCTCCTTCCGCCTCAACACCCTGGGGATCATCTTCCAGGACGGGTCGGCGCACGTCCGCCTGCGCAGCCATGCCAACCGGGCCTTCACGCCTCGCGCGCTCGAGGCCTATCAGGCCCTGGTGCGCGACACGGTGGACCAGCTCGTGACCGATGCACTGGCCCGGGGCAGCATGGATTACCAGAAGGACTTCGCCGAGCCGCTGCCGGCCATCATCATCGCCCGCATCTTCGGCGTGCCCGTGCAGGACCGGCACCGCTTCAAGCAGTGGACCGAGGATCTGACACTCTTCTTCAGCCAGGGCGTTTCGGACCGCGCTGGCGCCCAGCGCGCCGAGGCGGGTGCCCGGGACTTCGGTGCCTACCTGCAGGATCTGATCGACAAGCGCCGCCGCGAGCCCGGCGAGGACATGCTCAGCTACCTCATCGAGGGCGAGAGCGAGGGCCGCATCACCGCCGAGGAGCTCGTGGTCCAGGCGGTGATGCTGATCGCCGCCGGCCACATCACCACGCTGGACATGCTCGGTACGGGCATGCTCGCGCTCCTGGAGAACCCGGCCGAGCTGCGCCGCGTCCAGGAGTCGCCCGAGCTGTTGCCCAATGCCATCGAGGAGTTGCTGCGTTTCCAGAGCCCCGTGCAGATCATGCACCGGTTGGTGGCGGAGGACGTGGAGATGGGCGGCCAGCGGATGCGCAAGGGCCAGCTCGCCTACATCAACTTCGCGGCGGCCAACAGGGATCCCCGGGTGTTCTCGGAGCCGGACCGCCTGGACGTGGGCCGGGCCAACGCGAAGCAGCACCTGGCCTTCGGTGGTGGCGCCCACTACTGCGTGGGGGCCAACCTCTCGCGCATGGAGGCGGAGCGGGCCTTCGGAGAGCTCTTCCGGCGCATGCCGGGTCTCCGGATCTCGGCCGAGCCCGTCTGGCGCCGGCATGGGCTGGTGTACCGCGGCCTGGCCTCGCTGCCCATCTCCTGGTGA
- a CDS encoding DUF7151 family protein, which translates to MSKWGIAAISGFVLMCGLGCGRVEEPEPLVKPERLVRVEDVARGASCPLGGTVIHTGHDTNQDGRLADEEIEETHYACQQPGQRSRIVPEPEGTHCPHGGTALLTGPDTNGNDVLDPAEVTTTEYLCHDAAPQALLRLEVETPGVNCPAGGRRILNGLDRDRDGVLDDGEVLDTRYVCETRELVRVEAVLAGSHCPGEGAAVRSGPDTNGDGILQDSEVAKTEYVCDRVILGSVDIRSQVELLALQDVEAIIGDLRIDYTDKVVNVDLPALKYIGGTLDLDYLRELRNVSLPALERVGGSVIITSIPKLDRVDLGALRDVSGELRVTENPELVGMELASLMNVSASILVYANPKLTVFGLPHLYWADRISLLNVASSRLEFPRLQQVRSLSIADCAATEVHLPSLNYALEDLVIARMPRLQRLELPVLYHVGKKFIVRDTEALASFSLPLLQELLGEFNLWDNAGLTTFDAPALRSVGGWVYIADNDALTTLSGLRNVTSIGNQLLLYGNARLTSAEGLASLTSVASYMQVLYSGFTSFRLPSLRHAWIIIIGRAGQENEQLKSIQFPRLATATSLGLADNPVLETLELPAARLISDSLYIYSSPALPRCRVNALLERLSAPPLEVTLLGLDDSHVCQ; encoded by the coding sequence ATGAGCAAGTGGGGGATTGCGGCCATCAGCGGATTCGTCTTGATGTGTGGACTTGGGTGTGGCCGCGTGGAGGAGCCCGAGCCACTCGTGAAGCCGGAGCGGCTCGTCCGGGTGGAAGACGTAGCACGCGGGGCTTCCTGCCCTCTGGGAGGAACGGTCATCCACACCGGCCACGACACCAACCAGGATGGGCGTCTGGCGGATGAGGAGATCGAGGAGACGCACTACGCGTGTCAGCAACCCGGGCAGCGCTCACGGATCGTCCCCGAGCCAGAAGGGACCCACTGCCCCCATGGGGGTACGGCGCTGCTGACGGGCCCGGATACGAACGGCAATGACGTCCTGGACCCTGCGGAGGTCACCACCACCGAGTACCTGTGCCACGACGCCGCCCCTCAGGCATTGCTGCGCCTCGAAGTGGAGACTCCGGGGGTCAACTGCCCGGCGGGCGGACGGCGCATCCTCAACGGACTGGATCGCGATCGCGACGGTGTCCTCGATGATGGGGAGGTCCTGGACACCCGATACGTGTGTGAGACGCGAGAGCTCGTGCGGGTGGAGGCCGTGCTGGCTGGTTCCCACTGCCCCGGAGAGGGGGCGGCGGTGCGGAGCGGACCCGACACCAACGGTGACGGCATCCTGCAGGATTCAGAGGTGGCGAAGACGGAGTACGTTTGCGACCGGGTCATCCTCGGCAGCGTGGACATCCGCTCCCAGGTGGAGCTGCTGGCGCTCCAGGACGTGGAGGCCATCATCGGAGACCTGCGGATCGACTACACGGACAAGGTCGTCAACGTGGACCTTCCGGCGTTGAAGTACATCGGCGGTACTCTCGATCTGGATTACCTGCGCGAGCTGCGCAACGTCTCGCTCCCAGCACTGGAGCGGGTCGGCGGCTCCGTCATCATCACCAGCATCCCGAAGCTGGACCGGGTGGACCTGGGGGCCCTACGCGATGTGAGTGGGGAGCTGCGCGTCACCGAGAACCCCGAGCTGGTGGGAATGGAGCTCGCATCGCTCATGAACGTGAGCGCCAGCATTCTGGTGTACGCGAATCCCAAGCTCACGGTGTTCGGTCTTCCCCATCTGTACTGGGCGGACAGGATCTCCCTGTTGAATGTGGCCTCGAGCCGGCTCGAGTTTCCCAGACTGCAGCAGGTCCGCTCGCTCTCCATCGCCGACTGCGCCGCCACGGAGGTACACCTCCCGTCGCTCAATTATGCGTTGGAGGACCTGGTCATCGCCAGGATGCCGCGGCTCCAGCGGCTGGAATTGCCCGTGCTCTACCACGTCGGCAAGAAGTTCATCGTCCGCGACACGGAGGCGCTGGCCTCCTTCTCGTTGCCCCTCCTCCAGGAGCTCCTGGGAGAGTTCAACCTCTGGGACAACGCGGGCCTGACCACGTTCGACGCACCCGCGCTGCGGAGCGTGGGCGGCTGGGTCTACATCGCCGACAACGATGCGCTCACGACGCTCTCCGGCCTGCGCAACGTGACCTCCATAGGGAATCAGCTTCTGCTCTACGGAAATGCCCGACTCACTTCGGCGGAGGGACTGGCCTCGCTCACGAGCGTGGCGTCCTACATGCAGGTCCTGTACAGCGGCTTCACGAGCTTCCGCCTGCCATCCCTGCGTCACGCATGGATCATCATCATCGGACGGGCGGGCCAGGAGAACGAGCAGCTGAAGTCCATCCAGTTTCCCAGACTGGCAACGGCCACCTCGCTGGGCCTCGCCGACAACCCGGTCCTGGAGACGCTCGAGCTGCCGGCCGCCCGGCTCATCTCCGACTCGCTCTACATCTATTCCTCCCCTGCTCTTCCGCGCTGCCGGGTGAACGCCCTCCTCGAGCGACTTTCCGCCCCGCCGCTCGAGGTCACATTGCTGGGCCTGGACGACAGCCACGTCTGCCAATGA